The Henckelia pumila isolate YLH828 chromosome 2, ASM3356847v2, whole genome shotgun sequence genome includes a window with the following:
- the LOC140878227 gene encoding uncharacterized protein: MRTAQSRQKSYADARRRDLEFAVGDHVFLKVSPMKGVARFGRRGKLNPRYIGPFEILERVGTLAYRLALPPGLAAVHNVFHVSMLRRYVSNPSHVLDFEPLQLPPDLVYEERPVRILAREERRLRTRVIPMVRVQWLNHSEEEATWETEEDMRTRYPEMFG, encoded by the coding sequence atgaggacagcgcagagtcggcagaagagttatgcagatgccagacgacgcgatttggagttcgcggtaggtgatcacgtattcttgaaggtgtcacctatgaagggagtagcgcgttttgggcggagaggcaagcttaatccgagatacatagggccattcgagatcttggagcgagttggcacgttggcctatcgtttagctctacctccagggctagcggcagtgcacaacgtattccatgtatccatgcttcggagatatgtctccaatccgtcgcatgtattggattttgagcccttacagttaccaccagatcttgtttacgaggagagaccagtgcggattttggctagagaggagcggaggcttaggacgcgggtcataccgatggtcagagtccagtggctgaatcactcggaggaggaagctacttgggagaccgaggaggatatgaggactcgctacccggagatgttcgggtaa